Genomic window (Streptomyces yatensis):
CGCTGTCCGGTGCCGGGAGGGCCGCCGCCACGGCTCTGATGAGGGGCGACTCACGCCTCCGGCAGCGGGAACAACATGCACGTGCTGGTGGCGTGGGCGAGTACACGGTCCGTGGCATCGACCAACTGGGCCTGGGCGAGGGCGGTTTGGCGGCCGCTGCTGACCACGGTGCCGATCGCGCGGACCGTGCCCGTCTCCACAGTGATCCGGCGCAGGAACTTCACGGTCAGGTCGAGTGAGGTGTAGGCCAGGCCAGGCGGAAGCGTGGACTGGACGGCGCAGCCGGCGGCCGAGTCGAGCAGGGTGGCATAGATGCCGCCGTGCACACTGCCGATGGGGTTGTAGTGCTCCTCCCCCGGCACCAGCGAGAACACCACACGCCCCTTCTCCACCTCGTCGAGCGAGAAGCCCACGGTCGCGCTCACAGGAGCCCTGGGAAGCCGGCCTGCCTGCAACTCACGCAGGAAATCCAGACCGGAGGACTGACCCACGGCCGCTGCGGTGAGCGCCGGGTCCTCCCACTCGTACGTGCGCGTTCGTCCCACAGCCCGCTCCTCCCGATCTGACTTCGCATGGCGAAGCTAGCCGGGTGGACACCTGACTGTCAATTGCGAAGTCAGGGACTTAGGATGGCGGGATGGAGTGGCTTGAGGCGAGCACGGAGAACTGCCCGGTCCAGCTCACGCTTGATCTGGTCGGGGAGAAATGGACATTGCTCATCCTGCGCGACGCGAGTAATGGCATCCGCCGCTTCGACGAGTTCCGCCGCCACATCGGTCTGTCGGAGGCGGTCCTCAGCGATCGCCTCAGGAAGCTGACCGCGGCCGGCATCCTGAAGACCGTCCAGTATCAGGAACCCGGCAGCCGCTCGCGCAACGAATACCGCCTGACCCGCAAGGGCTGGGACCTCTGGCCCGTCCTGGTGGCGCTGAAGCAGTGGGGGGAGGCGTACACGGGAGACGATGCGGAGGGGCCGGTCCTCGATCTTCGGCACGCCATGTGCGAAGCGCCGGTGCGGGTGACGGTCGAGTGCGAGCGGGGGCATACCTCCCTGTCTCCCTACGACGTCAGCGCCAGGCCCGGCCCCGCAGCCCGGCCTCGGTCCTGACGGCCCCGGATGCACGCCGCGGCTTCGCGCCGCGGCGGGAGGCCGACCTCCCGGTAGCCCGTCGCCCACCCCGGCCACACCGTTCCTGACCGACCCCGTCCGGAAGTGACCACCGTGCCTGTGCGGGCGACAAGCCGGAACCGCTGGGTCAGACTTTCAGCAGAGGCGGGATTCACCCCCACCGGTGTAAGGGGCTTTTCGTGCTCGATGTGCCGATGTGGCTGTGGGCGGCGTTCGCCGTCACCGTGGTCGTGTCGCTGGCGGTGGACCTGCTGGCGCACCGGGAGGCGCACATCATCGGGTTCAAGGAGGCCGCCGCCTGGAGTGGGGTGTGGGTCGGTCTCGCCCTGGTCTTCGGGGCGGTCGTCTTCCTGGTGCTGGGCATGACGCCGGGGGTGGAGTACACCACCGCGTGGCTGCTGGAGAAGAGCCTGTCGGTCGACAACCTGTTCGTCTTCGCGCTGATCTTCGCCTACTTCAAGGTGCCGCGCCCCTACCAGCACCGCGTCCTGTTCTTCGGCGTCATGGGCGCGCTGGTGTTCCGCGGCCTCTTCCTGGCCGCCGGAGTGGCCGTGGTCAGCCGGTTCACCGCGGTGCTGTTCGTCTTCGCGGCCATCCTCTTTTACAGCACCTACAAGATCCTCCATGAGGAGGACGAGAGCTTCGACCCGGGCAAAAGCATCGCCGTGCGGCTGCTGCGCAAGGTGATGCCCGTGCGGGATGAGTACGCCGGGATGAAGTTCTTCGTCATGGAGGCGGGCAAACGCGTCGCCACCCCACTGCTCGCGGTCGTCGCCGCGATCGAGGCAGCCGACCTGGTCTTCGCCGTGGACAGCGTGGTGTAGACGATGAAGGCGTCGTCGCTGACCGCGAGAACGGCGGGCACAGCAACGCCTTCGCCATCCTCGGCCTGCGCGCCCTGTACTTCCTGCTCGCCGGGCTGCTGGACCGGTTCCACTACCTCAGCAAGGGCCTCGCGCTGATCCTCTCCTTCATCGGCGTGAAGCTGATCCTTCAGGCGTCCCACAAGCTGGTCAGCAGCAGCATCCCGGAGATTCCGTCACCGGTCAGCCTGGCGGTCATCGTCACGGTCCTGGCAGCGTCCGTCGCACTGAGCATTCGACACCCCCGTCCGGCCGCCCAGGAAGGGACCGCTCCGGCCGCACGGGAGGCACGGGAGCCACGGGAGGGACGGAAGATGGAGAACCCATCGCAGGACAGCTGACCGGACATCGCCGCCCTCCTCTTTGCCCCCATTGCAAAAACTATCCCATTTAATGGCAAAATATCTTATTCTGTACCTATGCGCAGCGCCGAGCGAGCGACGGTACCGCGGACCGGGCGGATGTGCCCCGCCTGTCACTACCCCTTGACCGCGAAGATGACGCGCCACAAGACCATGGGCATCTTCGTTCCTCTATGGACGCCGGGCACCTGCCACAACCCGACCTGCCCGAAGCACGCGCAAGCGCAAGCGCAAGCGCAAGGGGAGAAGAGCCCGAGGGGCAGCGGGGCGAAACCGTAACGACGGTGAGACGCCCGCTCACCTCATCGGTCCTTGGCCAGGGCGACGAGCTCGGCGAACAGTCCCCCCGCGGCGGCCAGCTCCTCGTATCCGCCCTGCTCGATCACGCGTCCCTCGCGCATGACCAGGATGCGGTCGGCCAGGCGGGTGTTCTCGAGCTGGTGCGTGACGACGATGGTCATGCGCTCGGCGGCGATGCGCTTGATCTCCAGGAAGATCTGGTGCTCGCCTCGCGGATCCATCTGCGACGTGGGCTCGTCCAGGATGAGCAGCGGTGTCCGCCGGTACAGGGCGCGGCCGCACACCAGCCGCTGCCACTGGCCGCCGGACAGCTCGGCCCCGCCGAAGAGTTCACGTGCCAGGAGGGTGTCGAGCTGCCGGGGAAGTTTCTCGACCGCCTCGCGCATGCCGACGGCGTCGACGGCCTGCCACACCGGTTCGT
Coding sequences:
- a CDS encoding PaaI family thioesterase; the protein is MGRTRTYEWEDPALTAAAVGQSSGLDFLRELQAGRLPRAPVSATVGFSLDEVEKGRVVFSLVPGEEHYNPIGSVHGGIYATLLDSAAGCAVQSTLPPGLAYTSLDLTVKFLRRITVETGTVRAIGTVVSSGRQTALAQAQLVDATDRVLAHATSTCMLFPLPEA
- a CDS encoding winged helix-turn-helix transcriptional regulator, which codes for MEWLEASTENCPVQLTLDLVGEKWTLLILRDASNGIRRFDEFRRHIGLSEAVLSDRLRKLTAAGILKTVQYQEPGSRSRNEYRLTRKGWDLWPVLVALKQWGEAYTGDDAEGPVLDLRHAMCEAPVRVTVECERGHTSLSPYDVSARPGPAARPRS